The following coding sequences lie in one Clupea harengus chromosome 23, Ch_v2.0.2, whole genome shotgun sequence genomic window:
- the slc16a8 gene encoding monocarboxylate transporter 3, with translation MGSSTAEREAPRPPDGGWGWVVLIGCFVVTGFSYAFPKAVSVYFKELMRDFGCGYSDTAWISSIMLAMLYGSGPVCSIMVNKFGCRPVMLLGGLLASAGMISASFTTNIIQLYMTAGVLTGIGLALNFQPSLIMIGTYFDKRRPLANGLAAAGSPVFLSVLSPLGQVLVEKYGWRGGFLIMGGLLLNCCTCGAIMRPLLGKLKKVPAGVEANAQELKEMLPSKTGKENNGVKKSQKPPKKKLLDFSVLRDRNLVIYIIAKFIVVLGLFVPTILLVNYAKDQGVPDRDAAFLLSIIGFVDIFARPTCGVVAGLSWVRPKIPYFFSIALIFNGLTDVCSARNTSYMGLVIFCVFFGLSYGMVGALQFEVLMGIVGTGGFSSALGLVLLFEAVGVLIGPPSAGRLVDAFKNYELIFYMAGSELLTAGVFLATASYCCTGRKKSRDSPNVEEPDVEEEVNHTNHDSNNAHQAALKDEES, from the exons atgGGATccagcacagcagagagagaagcccCAAGACCCCCAGATGGTGGCTGGGGCTGGGTTGTGTTGATAGGATGTTTTGTCGTCACGGGCTTCTCCTATGCTTTCCCCAAAGCTGTTAGTGTTTACTTCAAAGAGCTGATGCGAGACTTTGGTTGTGGGTACAGTGACACAGCATGGATCTCTTCCATCATGTTGGCCATGCTCTACGGTTCAG GTCCAGTGTGCAGTATCATGGTGAACAAATTCGGATGTCGTCCAGTGATGCTGCTGGGAGGGCTGTTGGCATCAGCAGGAATGATCAGTGCTTCCTTCACGACTAACATCATACAGCTCTATATGACTGCTGGTGTACTGACAG GTATCGGCTTAGCCCTCAATTTCCAACCCTCCCTCATCATGATTGGCACCTATTTTGACAAGCGCCGCCCACTAGCCAATGGACTTGCGGCAGCAGGGAGCCCTGTGTTTCTCTCGGTCTTGTCCCCGCTGGGCCAGGTGCTTGTGGAGAAGTACGGCTGGAGAGGGGGCTTCCTCATCATGGGTGGGTTGCTGCTCAACTGCTGCACCTGTGGGGCTATCATGAGGCCCTTGCTTGGGAAGCTCAAGAAGGTGCCAGCCGGGGTGGAGGCCAATGCTCAGGAGCTGAAAGAGATGTTGCCGTCAAAGACTGGCAAAGAGAACAATGGCGTGAAGAAGAGTCAGAAACCACCAAAGAAGAAGCTGTTGGACTTCAGCGTGCTCCGTGACAGAAACCTGGTGATTTATATCATTGCCAAGTTCATTGTTGTCCTAGGCCTGTTTGTGCCCACCATTCTCCTGGTGAACTATGCCAAGGACCAGGGTGTGCCTGATCGGGATGCCGCCTTCCTGCTCTCCATCATCGGCTTTGTCGACATCTTTGCACGACCCACTTGTGGTGTGGTGGCGGGCCTGAGTTGGGTACGACCAAAGATTCCCTACTTCTTCAGTATTGCCCTGATCTTCAATGGTCTCACAGATGTCTGCTCAGCCAGGAACACCAGCTACATGGGGCTGGTGATCTTTTGTGTGTTCTTTGGACTCTCCTACGGCATGGTGGGAGCCCTGCAGTTTGAGGTTCTCATGGGAATAGTTGGAACTGGTGGTTTCTCCAGTGCTCTCGGGCTGGTGCTGCTCTTTGAGGCTGTAGGTGTACTTATTGGACCCCCCTCTGCTG GACGCTTGGTGGACGCTTTCAAAAACTATGAACTGATTTTTTACATGGCCGGATCTGAACTGCTAACTGCAGGTGTGTTCCTGGCTACAGCGTCTTACTGTTgcacagggagaaagaaaagcaggGACTCACCGAATGTAGAGGAACCAGATGTCGAGGAGGAAGTCAACCATACCAATCATGACTCAAACAATGCTCACCAAGCTGCTCTAAAGGATGAAGAAAGCTAA
- the pdap1a gene encoding pdgfa associated protein 1a: MPRGGKKGHKGRGKQFSNPEEIDRQMRVQREKEANEGVEKESGSDSEEETSSSDDDTQAKRKGVEGLIEIENPNRASQKSKKVTEVDVAAPRELSRREREEIEKQQAKERYMKLHLEGKTDQARADLARLAIIKKQREDAAKKREDQKKVKEDQDTKSKR; the protein is encoded by the exons ATGCCAAGAGGTG GTAAAAAGGGCCACAAAGGCCGTGGAAAACAATTCAGTAATCCCGAGGAGATTGACCGACAGATGagggtgcagagagagaag GAGGCAAATGAAGGAGTGGAAAAAGAAAGTGGCTCAGATTCTGAAGAAGAGACTAGCAGCAGTGATGACGACACTCAG GCAAAGAGAAAAGGAGTGGAGGGTCTGATTGAGATAGAGAATCCCAATCGTGCGTCTCAGAAGAGCAAGAAGGTGACTGAAGTGGATGTCGCTGCACCAAGAGAACTGTCACGTCGTGAGAG GGAGGAGATTGAGAAGCAGCAAGCCAAAGAACGCTACATGAAGCTGCATCTTGAGGGGAAGACCGATCAGGCAAGAGCTGACCTTGCCAGGTTAGCCATCatcaaaaaacagagagaggatgcaGCTAAGAAGAGGGAGGATCAGAAGAAAG TAAAAGAAGATCAAGACACAAAGTCCAAGCGCTAG